A region from the Cryptococcus decagattii chromosome 5, complete sequence genome encodes:
- a CDS encoding cytosolic Fe-S cluster assembly factor CFD1: MADITETPVSRRLSSVKNIIIVLSGKGGVGKSSSSVQLALSLLAQSPTNRVGLIDLDITGPSLPRMVGLDTPTATVHQSSAGWVPVYVDQGRRLGVMSIGFLLKDRGDSVVWRGPKKDGMIRQFLSEVRWGDLDYLIIDTPPGTSDEHISLVTHLHPLFTPTASNPTTPTSILISTPQTTALNDTLKSLSFTRKLSLPVMGLVENMAGYVCPCCGEISDTFGKGGGEAMAQREGIGFLGRVPIDTVLVSLLDAVSKGEVLGEGAVEHSSDEAAEGQTNDGTEHFPLLDKYLETASSKVWNDITQKLLDRIEQRKLDIHANLESSLEKPTTA; the protein is encoded by the exons ATGGCGGATATAACAGAGACACCGGTATCTCGCAGACTGTCATCTGTGAAAAATATCATCATAGTCCTATCCGGGAAGG GCGGAGTAGGCAAGTCTTCGTCCTCTGTGCAGCTCGCTTTGTCTCTTTTGGCACAATCTCCCACAAATCGTGTTGGCCTCATAGATCTCGATATAACGGGTCCCTCGCTTCCGCGTATGGTCGGACTCGATACCCCCACAGCCACTGTTCACCAATCATCAGCCGGCTGGGTGCCTGTATATGTGGACCAAGGAAGACGGCTGGGTGTTATGAGTATTGGATTCTTGTTAAAGGATAGAGGTGATAGTGTGGTTTGGAGAGGACCGAAAAAAGACGGAATGATCAGGCAGTTCTTGTCAGAAGTTAGATGGGGAGACTTGGATTACCTTATCATCGATACTCCACCAG GAACCTCGGACGAACACATTTCCCTTGTaactcatcttcatccccttTTTACGCCTACCGCGTCTAATCCCACAACGCCGACAAGTATCCTCATTTCCACTCCTCAAACAACAGCCTTAAATGACACCCTCAaatctctctctttcacCCGCAAGCTGTCTTTACCAGTCATGGGCCTCGTAGAGAACATGGCGGGATATGTGTGCCCTTGCTGCGGCGAAATTAGTGACACATTCGGAAAGGGCGGTGGAGAAGCTATGGCTCAAAGGGAAGGAATAGGATTCTTGGGGAGGGTGCCAATTGATACGGTGCTGGTCTCGTTGTTGGATGCGGTCAGCAAAGGAGAAGTACTAGGGGAGGGCGCGGTGGAACACTCATCCGACGAGGCCGCAGAAGGGCAAACAAATGACGGCACAGAACATTTTCCATTACTTGACAAATATCTTGAAACGGCATCCTCAAAAGTTTGGAATGATATTACCCAGAAGCTCTTGGATAGGATTGAGCAGCGCAAGTTAGATATCCATGCCAACCTTGAGTCTTCATTAGAAAAACCAACTACCGCATAA